The Bacteroides acidifaciens genome includes a region encoding these proteins:
- a CDS encoding PepSY-like domain-containing protein, with the protein MKNLLKTMAAGVVLTLAACENEEAPAGGTNDVSRLAQIALETKYPGASNVRWLTKGDYVVAVFSMPATRAVPDTENDLAAWFDNGGVWYMTETDIPFTSLPDAVRQAFNGSEYANAPWEIDDVDKLERDGVETIYVIEVEKKENGRETEVDLYYADNGVLVKQVTDSGNDYDYSDYIPSKPSGNIEQYIRDNYPGARITDIDRERDMTEVEIIDGQVRRELLFAGNGVWKYTKTEIKDKNTIPQAVAAALQASDYVTYRIDDIDHYKTPDSEFYRYDLESRYGDVKVDITPEGTLTLVQAGGNPGQGNGQMVNVEISSFIHQKYPGARIVEYDYDDGLLEVEIFHEYLEKEVYFNGRNQWVYTEWDIRPNALPQAVKDAIAASQWATFEIDDMEYVQTPQQEYYLIELESGNREVELRVKADGTIF; encoded by the coding sequence ATGAAAAATTTATTAAAGACGATGGCGGCAGGCGTGGTGCTTACCCTCGCCGCCTGTGAAAATGAGGAAGCTCCCGCAGGGGGCACAAACGATGTGAGCCGGCTGGCGCAGATAGCACTTGAAACCAAATACCCGGGAGCAAGCAATGTCCGCTGGCTGACTAAAGGCGACTATGTGGTGGCTGTCTTCTCCATGCCCGCCACACGTGCCGTCCCAGACACGGAAAACGATCTTGCCGCATGGTTCGACAATGGCGGCGTATGGTATATGACGGAAACTGATATTCCTTTCACATCACTTCCGGACGCCGTCCGTCAGGCATTCAACGGCAGCGAATACGCCAACGCCCCTTGGGAAATAGACGATGTGGACAAACTTGAGCGTGACGGCGTGGAGACCATCTACGTCATCGAAGTGGAGAAAAAGGAGAACGGGCGGGAAACGGAAGTGGACCTCTACTACGCCGACAACGGTGTATTGGTGAAGCAAGTGACAGACTCGGGCAACGACTACGATTACTCCGACTATATACCTTCGAAACCTTCCGGAAACATCGAACAATACATCCGCGACAACTATCCTGGAGCTAGAATCACCGACATCGACCGCGAGCGCGACATGACTGAGGTTGAAATCATCGACGGACAGGTGCGGCGCGAACTGCTTTTCGCCGGAAACGGCGTATGGAAGTATACGAAGACAGAGATTAAAGATAAAAACACGATACCCCAGGCTGTCGCCGCCGCGCTGCAAGCCAGCGACTATGTTACCTACCGGATCGACGACATCGACCACTACAAAACTCCCGACAGCGAGTTCTACCGCTACGACCTCGAATCGCGCTACGGCGATGTCAAAGTAGACATTACACCGGAGGGAACGCTTACCCTTGTGCAGGCGGGAGGCAATCCGGGACAAGGCAACGGCCAGATGGTGAATGTCGAGATATCATCGTTTATCCATCAGAAATATCCCGGTGCACGCATCGTAGAGTACGACTATGACGACGGATTGCTGGAAGTGGAGATATTCCACGAATACCTTGAGAAGGAGGTATATTTCAACGGACGCAACCAATGGGTCTACACGGAGTGGGACATCCGTCCGAACGCGCTGCCCCAGGCGGTGAAGGATGCCATAGCCGCATCGCAATGGGCCACCTTCGAAATCGACGACATGGAATATGTGCAGACCCCGCAACAAGAATACTACCTCATTGAGCTGGAGAGCGGCAACCGGGAAGTAGAACTGCGTGTGAAAGCCGATGGAACGATATTTTAA
- a CDS encoding PepSY-like domain-containing protein translates to MKRTRMFFMAAALLLLGTQAAHADGREEAISFERLPKAAQEFLTTHFKDLTLAYVVADHKIMTVEYEATYTDRTEVDFRADGSWESVERKYSPVPASIVPKPIADFVAKNELFRGQFIKEIERNPYTWEIELSGGLEIKFDSRFNVIGYDD, encoded by the coding sequence ATGAAAAGAACAAGAATGTTTTTCATGGCTGCCGCACTGTTGCTATTAGGCACCCAGGCGGCACATGCCGACGGGCGTGAGGAGGCAATCAGTTTCGAACGTCTTCCGAAAGCCGCTCAAGAGTTCCTGACAACTCATTTCAAGGATCTTACGCTCGCTTACGTCGTAGCGGACCACAAAATAATGACTGTGGAATACGAAGCAACCTACACCGACCGCACGGAAGTGGACTTTCGCGCCGACGGTTCTTGGGAAAGCGTGGAGCGGAAGTATTCTCCTGTTCCCGCAAGCATTGTTCCGAAGCCGATTGCCGACTTCGTGGCAAAGAACGAGTTATTCCGCGGACAGTTCATCAAGGAAATCGAACGCAACCCTTATACGTGGGAAATTGAGCTTTCCGGTGGACTTGAAATCAAGTTCGACAGCCGGTTCAACGTGATAGGGTACGACGATTGA
- a CDS encoding fimbrillin family protein — protein MNKRRIFLHSLNRFCMAGAFIAVMLFAACDDDEIMEGRPNWDTICFNPVQQTDGWDDLSQTRSAVDGPSADSASVVKLDYETPDGEPLYLHTHVSNGIDCERMTEEMQEEMARAVEAARLAGTEEPENSPATRGVKVDGTNFHSTFGMFAVSYDGAFDASKNFDLMNNLKVEQGKSWATGVTWPTTGRVRFYAYAPHSTAIGNTNFTITAKKETNQPGPVLTLSQKATIRPTDSQDVVYAYSDVPARNNGQPVSLTFKHILAAIRIKTHGTNFFEGTLKSLKILNAYMEADYNPQSATSNNILARRNKGTITLYQNATGKTITANTDLIDGGYFFMIPQNVNKGGDQIRLEIVFRPKNQTQDRTFTLDLTSPTTAGWFQNNTYTYTISNSESVPNPEWDYTFEVDNTGGIYNLDFNLSTQDIGVRCYSNPRGKPNEKTAVDWNYEYSTDDGKTWLDPTIAGSSNILNTFGLTKVIPAGNDGTKGKITASAKYVVERQWYNIEDETLQYRPSVGTQNAPYDLSTLGGREAESTANCYIVNGPGWYMFPIKFGNSFKNGSLNTRSYIPQQTHASIRNPLRDATNAPVKQALIHNNSAALRDVELFWQDAPNLVTNVQYHLGTYIKFYVNPNNIKQGNAVISALSYNGEILWSWHIWVTPYGLEDKHNDYGNPLSDITIYDNSNNSYRMMGMPLGHCTGDSRTYSRRTIKLRFTSRIGTEKIITLQRQEFRERKPGNTLIYQWGRPIPIPGGTYVDSSSYLTPVPQKTVYWGNRFSSKFFKVLLKYVNTWEVLQYPEEIYAPSGTNGQGQWPWYWESDKYRNRWNNNPLLNDDASAGRVVKTIYDPSPRGYAVPPGRAFEQFLTSGMSDMTYGDLSYWNAQIRSQAEYIKEYGARFRVRRGAQDWETIFLPSTGFSNVHRWENQQSPKIYDTALRGVYWMADLHWTTGRASALHFGFGENAQPHICVRYYDGTSDCNAILPVREY, from the coding sequence ATGAATAAGAGAAGAATCTTTTTACACTCGCTGAATCGTTTTTGTATGGCGGGGGCATTCATAGCAGTCATGTTGTTTGCCGCCTGTGATGACGATGAGATCATGGAGGGTCGCCCTAACTGGGATACCATCTGTTTCAATCCTGTGCAACAGACTGACGGCTGGGATGATTTGTCGCAGACCCGTTCTGCTGTAGACGGACCAAGTGCAGACAGCGCCTCCGTGGTGAAGCTGGACTATGAGACTCCGGACGGGGAGCCTCTCTACCTGCATACGCACGTTAGCAACGGAATCGACTGTGAAAGAATGACGGAAGAGATGCAGGAAGAAATGGCAAGAGCTGTAGAAGCAGCAAGATTGGCAGGAACGGAAGAACCTGAAAACTCACCGGCTACGCGTGGTGTCAAGGTAGACGGAACGAACTTCCACAGCACATTCGGTATGTTCGCAGTGTCTTATGATGGAGCCTTTGATGCGTCGAAGAACTTCGACTTAATGAATAACCTCAAGGTAGAGCAAGGCAAGAGCTGGGCGACAGGTGTCACATGGCCCACCACAGGCAGGGTGAGATTCTACGCTTATGCGCCGCATAGTACTGCGATCGGAAACACCAACTTCACCATAACCGCCAAAAAAGAAACGAATCAGCCAGGACCTGTATTAACACTCTCACAAAAAGCGACCATCAGGCCTACTGATTCGCAGGACGTGGTGTATGCATACTCTGACGTCCCTGCGCGTAATAACGGCCAGCCCGTGAGCCTGACATTCAAGCACATCTTGGCTGCAATCAGAATCAAGACACATGGTACGAATTTTTTCGAAGGCACTTTGAAAAGCCTCAAGATTCTGAACGCATATATGGAAGCGGATTACAATCCCCAAAGTGCTACATCAAACAACATTTTAGCTCGTCGCAACAAAGGAACGATCACCCTGTATCAAAACGCTACCGGGAAGACTATCACGGCGAACACCGACCTTATCGATGGCGGCTACTTTTTCATGATTCCGCAAAATGTCAATAAAGGCGGTGATCAGATACGACTGGAAATAGTTTTCCGTCCGAAAAACCAAACGCAAGATCGTACTTTCACGCTCGACCTTACCTCACCTACTACGGCCGGTTGGTTCCAGAACAATACCTACACATATACTATTTCCAACTCTGAAAGCGTACCTAATCCTGAATGGGACTATACCTTTGAGGTGGATAATACGGGAGGTATCTACAACCTTGACTTCAACCTTTCGACGCAAGATATTGGTGTTCGCTGCTACAGCAACCCTAGAGGAAAACCGAACGAAAAAACAGCAGTCGACTGGAACTATGAGTACTCGACGGATGATGGCAAGACTTGGCTTGATCCGACCATAGCAGGCTCCAGCAATATCTTGAATACGTTTGGACTAACCAAGGTGATTCCGGCTGGAAATGATGGCACGAAGGGTAAAATTACTGCAAGTGCGAAGTATGTAGTGGAAAGACAATGGTACAACATCGAGGATGAAACTCTTCAATATCGGCCGTCGGTTGGTACTCAGAACGCTCCTTATGATCTTTCCACTTTAGGAGGGAGGGAGGCTGAGTCAACGGCAAACTGCTATATCGTCAACGGACCTGGCTGGTATATGTTCCCAATAAAATTTGGCAATTCTTTCAAAAATGGCTCTTTAAACACCAGGTCCTACATTCCCCAACAGACCCACGCTAGTATCAGAAATCCTTTGAGGGATGCTACGAATGCTCCTGTAAAACAGGCGTTGATACATAATAACAGCGCAGCGTTACGAGACGTTGAATTATTCTGGCAGGACGCACCTAATCTGGTAACCAATGTTCAATACCATCTGGGAACTTATATAAAATTCTATGTGAATCCAAATAACATAAAGCAGGGAAACGCTGTAATTTCTGCGCTTTCCTATAATGGTGAAATCCTTTGGTCTTGGCATATTTGGGTTACTCCCTATGGTCTGGAGGATAAACATAATGATTATGGAAATCCTCTTTCGGATATCACGATCTATGACAACAGCAACAACTCTTATCGGATGATGGGAATGCCGTTGGGTCATTGCACAGGCGACTCAAGGACATACAGTCGTCGTACCATAAAGCTACGTTTCACCTCGAGGATAGGGACTGAAAAAATAATCACGCTGCAACGTCAGGAGTTCCGCGAACGAAAGCCCGGCAATACTCTCATTTATCAGTGGGGACGTCCTATACCCATCCCTGGTGGTACATACGTAGATAGCTCGAGCTACTTGACCCCAGTTCCTCAGAAGACAGTCTATTGGGGGAATAGATTTTCAAGTAAATTTTTCAAGGTACTACTAAAATACGTTAACACGTGGGAAGTCCTGCAATACCCCGAAGAAATATATGCCCCAAGTGGCACAAACGGGCAGGGACAATGGCCATGGTACTGGGAGAGCGATAAATACCGCAACAGATGGAACAACAACCCGTTATTGAATGATGATGCTTCTGCGGGTAGAGTTGTGAAGACAATTTATGACCCTTCGCCAAGAGGATACGCAGTGCCTCCGGGAAGAGCCTTTGAACAGTTCCTGACATCAGGAATGAGCGACATGACATACGGCGACCTTAGCTACTGGAATGCGCAGATTCGTAGTCAAGCTGAATATATAAAAGAGTATGGTGCAAGATTCAGAGTCAGAAGAGGTGCACAAGATTGGGAAACCATTTTCTTACCCTCCACCGGATTCTCAAACGTACATAGATGGGAAAACCAGCAATCACCTAAGATTTACGATACTGCTTTGAGAGGAGTCTATTGGATGGCGGATTTGCACTGGACAACTGGTAGGGCGAGTGCACTCCACTTTGGTTTTGGCGAAAACGCGCAACCTCATATCTGCGTAAGATACTATGACGGAACGTCCGACTGCAATGCCATATTACCTGTTAGAGAATACTAA
- a CDS encoding fimbrillin family protein, protein MTSCSQDEVINDSSALDSNGSAITFRTILDKAPVTRNNTTTGDNISTFKVVCYDWENKHYFGPENVNKVDGNWVTDRIYNWKKKDKALRFFAVHGSSNAYFKEPVAGDEGVTGNKYPFLKDAQIHNGPHYMDADGKYTQYNGDGATVTKDHPMHDICAAFYEGKEGDGAVKLNFKHLLSKVEIQAKNDKHGNGRTVEVLGARIKGLYQYGTWVYNVADVPEGTAHSNFTGTWSHEKEGTDPSGDAWIRWHENAIPTTLDASWKSVLPEAESFMLFPTVESAQEQGTTKYDPTNAPKGTYLSVICKVTMTDTSGNIKYIVGSENKYGLAMIPISFKLEQGMKYTFLLDFTNGSGAVDPTTPVDPDIELPDGGDGGEEHEGGQINFEVSVEPWTEGGNTTMPM, encoded by the coding sequence ATGACTTCCTGTTCTCAGGATGAGGTTATCAACGATTCTTCTGCTCTTGATAGCAACGGTAGTGCTATCACTTTTAGAACTATCTTGGACAAAGCGCCTGTCACGCGTAACAATACGACTACTGGAGACAACATATCTACGTTCAAGGTTGTCTGCTATGACTGGGAGAATAAACACTACTTTGGTCCTGAAAATGTGAATAAAGTAGATGGTAACTGGGTAACAGACAGAATTTACAATTGGAAGAAGAAAGACAAAGCTTTGAGATTTTTCGCAGTTCACGGCTCGTCAAATGCCTACTTCAAGGAACCAGTTGCAGGTGATGAAGGAGTTACAGGCAACAAATATCCATTCCTCAAGGACGCGCAAATCCATAATGGTCCACATTACATGGACGCTGATGGCAAATATACACAATATAATGGTGATGGAGCAACAGTTACAAAAGATCATCCGATGCATGATATCTGTGCCGCTTTCTATGAGGGTAAAGAGGGAGATGGTGCCGTAAAACTAAATTTTAAGCACCTTTTATCAAAGGTTGAAATACAAGCTAAGAACGACAAACATGGTAATGGTCGAACAGTGGAAGTGCTGGGTGCGCGTATAAAAGGTCTGTACCAATATGGAACTTGGGTGTATAATGTTGCAGATGTACCAGAAGGCACGGCACATTCTAATTTTACCGGTACATGGTCTCATGAGAAGGAGGGAACTGATCCTTCAGGAGACGCTTGGATTCGTTGGCATGAGAACGCAATACCTACTACTTTGGATGCTAGCTGGAAATCAGTCCTGCCTGAAGCCGAGTCATTCATGCTGTTCCCGACAGTTGAGTCTGCTCAAGAGCAAGGTACAACTAAATACGATCCAACAAATGCTCCTAAGGGAACATATCTTTCCGTTATTTGTAAGGTAACTATGACTGATACAAGTGGTAATATAAAATATATTGTAGGTTCAGAAAATAAATACGGTCTGGCAATGATTCCTATTTCATTTAAGTTGGAGCAAGGCATGAAGTATACTTTCCTACTCGATTTTACTAACGGTTCCGGTGCTGTTGACCCGACTACTCCGGTTGACCCGGATATTGAACTACCAGATGGTGGTGACGGTGGAGAAGAGCATGAAGGTGGTCAGATCAACTTCGAGGTTTCTGTTGAACCGTGGACAGAGGGCGGTAACACCACGATGCCTATGTAA
- a CDS encoding DUF5119 domain-containing protein: MKKIKRIASILSLTAGLLFSSCEHKELCYDHRHFVDVEVVFDWKNAPDADPTTMDIYFVPEEGGAAERFQFAGKNGGKISVPLGRYNVVGINSDSETNQLQGTGRWETFEVRTVTTSLLSFLGVRGSEPPRAEGTENERAAYTPDRLWSAGEMGIYLTDPTQSYKITLYPERKLCNYTVKVLNVTNLKYARDISGALSSMAGGLLAGSGELTKELVTMSFPGNSDMESTITSNFHVFGHCPTLDNPHQLTIYAILADGSRFYQTFNVTDQVHGATDQCNVEIVIDGLELPKPITNGGGFNPDVGDWMDGDEIEIPM, translated from the coding sequence ATGAAAAAGATAAAAAGGATAGCAAGTATATTGTCGCTTACGGCAGGACTGCTTTTCAGCTCGTGCGAGCACAAAGAGCTGTGCTACGACCATCGTCACTTTGTGGATGTGGAGGTTGTCTTCGACTGGAAGAACGCGCCTGACGCTGATCCGACGACAATGGACATATACTTTGTTCCCGAAGAAGGAGGAGCAGCCGAACGTTTTCAGTTCGCAGGCAAGAATGGCGGCAAGATTTCCGTGCCGCTGGGACGCTACAATGTAGTCGGTATCAACAGCGACTCGGAGACGAACCAGCTTCAAGGCACAGGTCGCTGGGAGACGTTTGAAGTGCGTACCGTCACTACTTCGCTGCTTTCCTTCCTGGGAGTGCGCGGAAGTGAGCCGCCTAGAGCAGAAGGTACGGAAAACGAGCGTGCGGCATACACACCCGACAGGCTGTGGAGTGCCGGCGAGATGGGAATATACCTCACCGACCCTACCCAAAGCTATAAAATCACGCTCTATCCTGAAAGAAAGCTCTGCAACTACACGGTAAAGGTGCTTAACGTCACCAACCTGAAATATGCACGTGACATAAGCGGGGCGCTTTCAAGTATGGCGGGCGGACTGCTGGCAGGAAGTGGCGAACTTACCAAGGAGCTGGTGACGATGTCGTTCCCAGGAAACTCGGATATGGAATCCACCATCACGTCAAACTTCCACGTGTTCGGTCATTGCCCCACGTTGGATAATCCGCACCAACTGACCATCTATGCCATATTGGCGGATGGCAGCAGATTCTATCAGACGTTCAACGTCACCGACCAGGTGCATGGGGCAACCGACCAATGTAATGTGGAGATCGTGATTGACGGTCTGGAGCTTCCGAAGCCGATTACAAACGGTGGCGGTTTCAACCCGGACGTGGGCGACTGGATGGACGGTGATGAGATTGAGATCCCGATGTAG
- a CDS encoding DUF3575 domain-containing protein — protein MRKVLVVLMVMILALESVSGQEFSCADTLSSRIYFRTGRSELEPSYRNNAASLSGAVELLRKLRGDTAIVFRQLRLESGASPEGSSSINERLSLDRGTVIRNYFIREVPLADSLVSLNSQGVDWDGLIRLVTASQMPYKEEVLNILHNTPEWVFKNKKVVDSRKRQLSVLRGGKAWNYMFKHFFPELRGSSVSVVCEYDTIPDHSVSIAQATDFSFKANVSADKALAAAALAEHEAGIAVAAAAEAVAAAKETFVEGKKITQEQADVILAAATRASVAADRAQNAADAAIAAADEAFAEAAEARRNAEEVLAVIGDVPADHVARVNAEAVVAKTQAQADEAVERARAAAEKAKRAAAEAAEAAAMARKISVEAEERVRKPFQMAVKSNLLYDAALVPNVGAEFYLGRGWTIGASWMHAWWKNDRAHNYWRIYGGELDVRKYLGKRAKQKAFEGHHLGLYLQALTYDVELGGKGYMGGKPGGKLLDKPSYGVGIEYGYSLPVARRLNLDFGVGVGYLTGEYRKYNPVDTHYVWEQTKQRHWFGPTKAEVSLVWLIGRGNYNEKKGGKQ, from the coding sequence ATGAGAAAAGTATTAGTAGTATTAATGGTGATGATTCTCGCTTTGGAATCAGTCTCGGGACAGGAATTCTCGTGTGCTGATACGCTATCCTCGAGAATTTATTTCCGAACGGGGCGCTCAGAACTGGAGCCGTCGTACCGGAATAATGCGGCATCGCTGTCGGGTGCCGTGGAGTTGCTAAGAAAGCTTAGGGGTGATACTGCGATTGTTTTCCGTCAGTTGCGTCTGGAATCTGGTGCTTCTCCGGAAGGGTCCAGTAGTATCAATGAACGTTTGAGTTTAGATCGTGGTACGGTTATTCGGAATTATTTTATCCGTGAAGTCCCACTAGCAGATTCTCTTGTTTCATTAAACTCTCAAGGTGTGGATTGGGACGGGCTTATCAGATTGGTGACTGCCTCACAGATGCCTTATAAAGAAGAGGTTCTCAATATTCTGCACAATACCCCCGAGTGGGTATTCAAAAATAAAAAGGTGGTCGACAGTCGTAAGCGACAGTTGAGTGTGCTTCGTGGAGGGAAGGCGTGGAATTATATGTTCAAGCACTTTTTCCCCGAACTGCGTGGGTCAAGTGTCAGTGTGGTGTGCGAGTACGATACCATCCCCGATCATAGTGTGAGCATCGCTCAGGCTACCGACTTTTCGTTCAAGGCGAATGTTTCGGCCGACAAGGCTCTTGCAGCAGCCGCACTTGCGGAACATGAGGCGGGTATTGCCGTGGCTGCCGCTGCTGAGGCGGTAGCAGCAGCGAAAGAGACGTTTGTAGAAGGCAAAAAAATCACTCAGGAGCAGGCGGACGTTATTCTTGCGGCGGCAACCCGTGCCTCGGTGGCGGCAGACAGGGCGCAGAACGCAGCGGATGCAGCCATCGCAGCTGCCGATGAAGCCTTTGCGGAAGCAGCCGAAGCGCGTCGCAATGCCGAGGAGGTGCTTGCTGTCATAGGCGACGTTCCTGCCGACCATGTGGCGAGGGTGAATGCCGAAGCGGTTGTAGCCAAGACACAGGCACAGGCCGATGAAGCCGTGGAGCGTGCACGTGCCGCAGCCGAGAAGGCAAAACGTGCTGCCGCTGAAGCAGCCGAAGCAGCTGCAATGGCGAGAAAAATATCGGTGGAAGCGGAAGAACGTGTGCGCAAGCCGTTCCAGATGGCGGTCAAGAGCAATCTGCTTTATGACGCAGCGCTTGTACCTAATGTAGGAGCAGAATTTTATTTGGGTCGTGGCTGGACGATAGGTGCTTCATGGATGCACGCATGGTGGAAAAACGACCGTGCCCACAACTACTGGAGAATTTACGGTGGCGAACTTGATGTTCGCAAGTATTTAGGCAAACGCGCCAAACAAAAAGCATTCGAGGGTCACCATCTCGGGCTCTACCTGCAAGCACTGACCTACGATGTAGAGTTGGGAGGAAAAGGCTACATGGGTGGCAAGCCGGGCGGAAAGTTGCTGGATAAGCCATCTTATGGCGTGGGTATCGAATACGGTTATTCGCTTCCTGTTGCACGTAGGCTGAATCTCGACTTCGGTGTCGGTGTAGGCTATCTGACAGGTGAATACAGGAAATATAATCCTGTTGACACACACTACGTATGGGAGCAGACCAAGCAACGCCACTGGTTCGGACCCACCAAGGCAGAAGTATCCCTCGTGTGGCTGATAGGACGCGGTAACTACAATGAGAAGAAAGGAGGGAAACAATGA
- a CDS encoding helix-turn-helix domain-containing protein, whose amino-acid sequence MDKNHSLHYFTEHRNCKHYLSKVNTGFVYREFEAETEFVLDSSTHHLLIFMEGSCFIDCNRFTNRLFSGGEMVLIPMSATFVGKVEKRLRFIDMCFETPLSYCDKMVIQSYSHFRSKICYTFRSLPVRKPLPEFCNMLAYCLDSGFSCEQFHEMKHRELFFYLRGYYSKEEITELLYPIVDRSMDFKVFVCKNFSRVDSLDELVKLSNMSKRTFFRKFKAAFNTTAYQWMLKQTVNTIIDEFSKPDAVLNEVAERLGFHSISNFSNFCKRNTGYTPTELIQKCRNNEIVKEDIGC is encoded by the coding sequence ATGGATAAGAACCATTCATTACATTATTTCACAGAACATCGTAATTGTAAACATTATCTTTCTAAGGTGAATACCGGATTTGTTTACAGAGAGTTTGAGGCGGAGACGGAGTTTGTACTGGATAGCTCCACTCATCACTTGCTTATTTTTATGGAGGGCAGTTGCTTCATTGATTGTAACCGTTTTACAAACAGACTTTTCTCCGGCGGAGAGATGGTGTTAATACCAATGTCGGCAACGTTTGTCGGAAAGGTTGAGAAGCGGTTGCGCTTCATAGATATGTGTTTTGAAACACCTTTAAGTTATTGTGACAAGATGGTAATACAGAGTTACTCTCATTTCAGATCAAAGATATGCTATACTTTCCGTTCCTTGCCGGTGCGCAAACCTTTACCGGAGTTTTGCAACATGTTGGCATACTGTCTGGACAGCGGTTTTTCTTGCGAACAGTTCCATGAAATGAAACACAGAGAATTATTCTTTTATTTGAGGGGATATTACTCAAAGGAGGAAATAACCGAACTGCTATACCCGATAGTGGACCGATCAATGGATTTCAAAGTTTTCGTGTGCAAGAACTTCAGCAGGGTGGATTCACTTGATGAGCTTGTCAAACTTTCTAATATGAGCAAGAGGACTTTTTTTCGTAAATTCAAGGCTGCATTTAATACAACTGCATATCAGTGGATGCTGAAACAAACGGTGAATACTATCATAGATGAATTCTCAAAACCGGATGCTGTTCTCAATGAAGTAGCCGAAAGACTAGGCTTCCATTCAATAAGCAACTTTAGTAATTTCTGTAAACGGAATACTGGCTATACACCGACGGAACTTATACAAAAATGCCGAAACAATGAGATTGTGAAAGAAGATATAGGATGCTAA
- a CDS encoding site-specific integrase, giving the protein MATVKLILNRYRVLKNGAYPLVFQLIHRRQKKLIYTSYKLLEDEFDSRKQGVRFISKAVRSKREVGKLNRELRQIQGDLDNYIATLEARRKPYTVSDIVMRYDIDRDKLGLLHYMDLQITCKHALKRFGMEAALQHTRASVAEFVGSRKVSILEIDTRFVSDYEVFLYKRGVSPNTVCYYMRNLKSVYRQAKNEGYRVTDVDPFGNVRSKPRKTVKRALKRTELQRLYHTDLSQSPHLEFARDIFMFSYFCRGMPFVDVIYLKKSSLSNGAIGYFRRKTGQWLQVGITPQLDILIAKYDSHSPYIFPVLLGEDEWELHNQYRQVLERVNRNLKHLGKLCGIDTTLTTYVARHTWATLAKEMGTPAAVISEGLGHTTEKTTRIYLKDFDHNIVDKVNEQVSDI; this is encoded by the coding sequence ATGGCAACAGTTAAATTAATTTTGAACCGCTACCGTGTTCTCAAGAACGGTGCTTACCCACTGGTGTTCCAACTCATACATCGGCGTCAGAAAAAACTTATCTACACCTCTTATAAACTTCTCGAGGATGAATTTGACTCCCGGAAGCAAGGCGTTCGCTTTATCTCCAAAGCTGTACGCAGTAAAAGAGAAGTCGGTAAGTTAAACCGGGAGCTCAGACAGATACAGGGTGATTTGGACAACTATATCGCAACACTGGAAGCGCGCCGGAAGCCTTACACCGTTTCGGACATCGTTATGAGGTATGACATTGACCGTGATAAACTGGGACTTCTGCACTATATGGACCTTCAGATCACCTGCAAGCATGCGTTGAAGCGCTTCGGTATGGAAGCGGCTTTGCAGCACACACGTGCCTCAGTAGCCGAATTTGTCGGTAGCCGTAAGGTAAGCATACTTGAAATCGATACCCGTTTTGTCAGCGACTACGAGGTGTTCCTGTATAAACGCGGTGTAAGCCCCAACACGGTATGTTACTATATGCGCAACCTGAAGTCGGTATACCGGCAGGCAAAAAACGAAGGATACCGTGTGACGGATGTCGATCCTTTCGGTAATGTGCGTTCAAAACCCCGCAAAACCGTCAAGCGTGCCTTGAAACGTACAGAGCTCCAAAGACTTTACCATACTGATCTCTCACAATCTCCGCACCTCGAGTTCGCAAGGGATATTTTCATGTTCAGCTATTTCTGCAGGGGGATGCCTTTTGTAGATGTCATCTATTTAAAGAAAAGCAGTCTGAGCAACGGTGCCATCGGTTACTTCAGACGTAAAACCGGCCAGTGGTTGCAAGTGGGGATTACACCGCAACTGGACATATTGATTGCCAAATACGATTCGCACTCACCCTATATTTTCCCTGTCCTGTTGGGGGAAGACGAATGGGAGCTCCACAACCAGTATAGGCAGGTATTGGAACGTGTAAACAGAAATCTCAAACACCTCGGAAAACTCTGCGGCATAGATACTACGCTGACTACCTATGTCGCGCGCCATACATGGGCTACTCTCGCTAAAGAAATGGGAACACCGGCCGCAGTCATCAGTGAGGGACTCGGACATACAACTGAGAAAACAACAAGGATATATCTGAAAGATTTCGACCACAACATAGTGGACAAGGTAAACGAACAAGTGTCAGATATTTAA